In Brassica napus cultivar Da-Ae chromosome A3, Da-Ae, whole genome shotgun sequence, the sequence CTACCACTGTAAAGAAGCCTAACAACATTCTTCTTGTTGTTCCCTTTTCCCCAGCCTCCTCTAAACTCAGCTCCATACTCTGCAATCGGTATAAAACCCGACCCAtaccctcctcctcctcctctcctaTGCTGCAAAATCAAGATCCGAATACAAACTGAGACCTGGTTTGTTTTACTAGAACAAAAGAAACAAGGATTCTACTCAAGATACCTCATGCTCTGGTATGTAGACGATGATGGGCTGTTTACATAGCTTGGAAAGAACCTGTTGAAAGCAAAAACACCGTGGCTTTTGAAAATTGATAAGGAACATTTTGAGGTTTACAATGCAGAGAAGCTACTACTCACTAGCAACTCAGACTCTCCTCCCCAGAAATCATGTCTTCCAATCCTCTGGCAATACCTGAAGCAAAACGTCCATGTCACAACAAGAATGAATTAGTCATTTAGCTCTGAGGGAAGCAGTAATGAATTGTTATATGACTCTACCGTTTCAGAGACTCATCCACTGTGATAGCTACTAAAGCTTCTTTGTACTTCTCCCTTTCCTTGGGGTCATTGCATATAACCTCTTTCACAGCCATTCGTAGCTCATCTGTGCACGTAATGcaagtttttgttgttgttgtttgccACACAGAAACATGATGAACGAGAGATCATTTCACATTAAAACGGATAAGGTTTCTCAACTACTCATCAATCAATAAACCAAAGAATCCACAAAACATTTTCGCAGATAACACGGTGTGCCAACAAAACCACAAGGccaacatatttttaaaaaaaacggacATCAACCTCTTGATTTCACAGCTACTTAGCAACCAGAGATTCCACAAGACATATTTCGAGTTTCCAAGAAAACCATAAGGCCAACATACTTGTAAAAACTCCATTTTTGATCTCATAGTTATCAGAAACACagaataaaacatttaaaagaaGGTGAGTAAACAAGGGTATGATGAGATAGAGCCAACAAGCTTAACTCAGCATCATCAACCTCTTGATTTCTAAGCTACTTATCAATGTATGAACCTAGAGAACCATAAGGCCAACAGATACTGAAAAATAACTCCATTTTCGATCTCTAATAAGTCCTCAGAAACACACAATAAAACACCAAAACATGGTGGGAGTAAAGAAGAGATAAAGAGTGACCtgcatcatctctctctctccgggGATTGATGATAAGACCCTTGTTAAAGGCCATTCCTTTCACCTACCATAGAACTGTTTCTTCAGGAAACTCAACAATAAACaatccaaaat encodes:
- the LOC106438170 gene encoding OVARIAN TUMOR DOMAIN-containing deubiquitinating enzyme 3-like, yielding MSMEELKPSNNNILLEQLRHGLARFELVSSPVPSISSASFLQGNSYAFFARIGSSLNGSPAAKKVEQYAVDRVTGDGRCLFRALVKGMAFNKGLIINPRRERDDADELRMAVKEVICNDPKEREKYKEALVAITVDESLKRYCQRIGRHDFWGGESELLVLSKLCKQPIIVYIPEHEHRRGGGGGYGSGFIPIAEYGAEFRGGWGKGNNKKNVVRLLYSGRNHYDLLR